CCCGctcagggggagggggtggggggtttcACTTCCGGGACGGTGTTCCGGCCCATTCCGGCCCATTTCCACCCCCGGAGGTAGGTGCTGCACCCTGACTGGGCTCGGGCCCCGCACCCTGGTCCCGCTGTCCTGCACCGGGGCCACCTTGCCCCGTCTCCGCCGCAGCCCGCTCCTCGGGCGCTCAGCCACTTCCCTTCAACCCGTCTCAAGGCACCGGGCGACCTTCCACCCCCTTGGCCCCGGGCCGGGCTGAGCTGCCGGACCCGCCCCCTCTCAGGGCCCCTCCCTCGGGACCCCGGGATGGACGGTCCCCTCCCCCACAGCAGCCGGGACACACCCAGAGACACACACCCACCTCAGGGCAGCTCCCCGCCCGCCGACGCCTACCGCTTGGACCCGGTCCCCGGGCGCCGCCCCCTCCCTAGTCCTTTGCACTCACCTGAGCGCGCGCGCCCCGGCCCGACGCCTTGCTCGCCTCCTCGGTGACATCTCGCCCCTCACCCATCTCCCCTCTCGCCACGCTTCCTAACGCAGACGAAAGCTACTCAAGTACCAGAGTGGCCAACCCCATGCCGTTCCCAATTCTCACTCTTACAGCTCTCACCTCGCCAGTGCCGACGGTAGAGAAAGAATTTACTCCAGGGGCTTCCTCCTCACTGGGGAATTGCCGGaaagagcaaacaaaaaaaggcGCTGGTGTAGGCTCCAAAATAAACACATCTGAATTCATGATGGCATCGACAGAGGCTCTTATTGGATTAAAAGtttcaaaacaaacaataacGCTTTGGAAAAAGGTCAGATTGGCTGAAGTTGTTTCTTGAAAGCAGTGTGTACACTTCCCTATTTACTGATAAGTATGTTATAAATGCGGACAATACTGTGAGCTTGTCAGGATAAGTTCTggaagtttcaggtcttatgtaaCTGTAATATCTTACAAATTTATTGATAAATGTTTGCACATTGGGCTCAGATCGATGTCTTCCTATTGAGATTTGTACCAACTGTACTCTTCACTACTGAAGACTATTGGATGCAGTTATAGACTTAGTGTTTCAGCTAGTTTTAAAAACTCCTTTAATGTAAAAATGTTGGCCATGCTTGGTAAATGCTCAATTTTTTACAAGCTCTGGGGGACTAAATTTCAGAATCAAAGTATCATCACCACCCTGTAATTACCAACTTGGAATTTGAGTAGAGGCAGTTTTACCTAGTCTTTCCATATTTTGAGAACTGAACTTCAGGTTCTCTATATTTTGATTGAGTCTTGACATAGCTGTGGAATTTTTTCTAACGTGGAGTTTCCTTCGAAGAGGAAAAAGCCATTTTATGAAGGCTCTGACTCTTAAGCTTAGAATATTGGCCTACATTCATGCGGCATATTAAGTCACcttgtaaaatagtaaataactCAGGTAGCACATAGTAAAATATTAAGAGGGATATCTAATCAACCCATCTGTGattaatgtatttattcaaaaagcttatttctttcctcctccagGGACAAATTGTAAAATTGTCAGAATTTTTTATTCAATTTGGAAATAACTTATGATTAATTCTTTTGTTTAAACTGTCATAACTGCTTCCCTCCCGCTTCTGTTGGACTTCTGTTTTGGTGTTTGTGTGCTTATTAGTAAGGAAAGTATGGTTATAGCTTGAATTTTTAGGAGTCTAACAATCACTTTTTGATTTTAACTTTCTTGCTGTAAAACGTAGACTAAAAAACCTGTTCGTAATTCTGTTTCCAAATCTAAACGTAAGAAAGGTATCTCTTTACTTGAAGATTTTGAAATCttaccaaataatatttttaaatatgtttgaaCTGGAATGCATCAGgggaataaaattataattattaatgagACTATGGTTTCTTCTTTCAGCAGGGTTGAATGCCTGCCTACACTATCAGGCATGACCATGGAGAAAGGTGGGAACATACAATTGGAGATTCCTGATTTCAGCAACTCTGTCCTGAGCCATCTAAACCAGCTACGCATGCAGGGCCGACTCTGTGATATTGTGGTCAACGTGCAAGGACAAGCTTTTCGGGCTCACAAAGTGGTACTGGCTGCCAGCTCCCCCTATTTTCGGGATCACATGTCCTTGAATGAAATGAGTACTGTCTCCATTTCAGTCATCAAGAACCCGACTGTTTTTGAACAgctcctttctttctgttatacAGGGCGGATATGCCTCCAACTGGCAGATATCATCAGCTACCTAACAGCTGCTAGTTTTCTGCAGATGCAACATATTATAGACAAATGTACACAAATCCTGGAGGGTATCCATTTCAAAATTAATGTGGCTGAGGTTGAAGCAGAATTAAGTCAAACAAGGACAAAGCATCAAGAGAGACCTCCAGAGTCTCACAGGGTTACACCAAATCTAAACCGCTCCCTTAGCCCACGACATAATAACCCAAAGGGAAACTGGCGAGGTCAGGTTAGTGCTGTGCTAGATATCAGAGAGCTAAGTCCTCCTGAGGAGTCCACCAGCCCTCAGATAATTGAACAGAGTTCTGATGTAGAGAGCCGGGAGCCCATTCTTCGGATCAACCGAGCAGGACAGTGGTATGTGGAGACAGGAGTAGCAGACCGGGGGGGCCGGAGTGATGATGAAGTTAGGGTTCTTGGAGCAGTACAcatcaaaactgaaaatctggaggaatggCTTGGGCCTGAGAATCAGCCTTCTGGAGAAGATGGAAGTAGTGCAGAGGAAGTCACAGCCATGGTGATTGACACCACAGGCCATGGTTCTGTAGGACAGGAAAATTACACTTTAGGGTCTTCGGGAGCCAAGGTGGCTCGGCCAACAAGCAGTGAAGTTGACaggtaagttttgttttgtttttccatctaaTGGCTCTTGTGCAGACATCACTAAAGTGGGTCCTCTGTGTAGTACAGAGAGCATCTTCCTTACCTgatgtttttatgtgtttatggtttgttttttgtttgtttgttttttggcagctggctagtaagagaatccaaactcttgatcttggtgttatcagccccatgctctaaccaagtgagctaactggccagcccttaccTGATGTTCTTAGCCAAAATAAGTTATTTGGGGAAACTGGAGGTATGCCAAAAGACttgcattcttatttttttaaagcaggaagCTCCCAGTCCTGAAGTACTCACAAAGCTGTGAGAACTATGGTAAAGTTAGACACTTCCATGAATCAGAATAGCATCTGCAGCCACACTAGGATCAGTAATTGCCAGGGCTTCTGGCATTCCAGGCAGGGAGCTGATC
The sequence above is drawn from the Cynocephalus volans isolate mCynVol1 chromosome 8, mCynVol1.pri, whole genome shotgun sequence genome and encodes:
- the ZBTB37 gene encoding zinc finger and BTB domain-containing protein 37, with the translated sequence MTMEKGGNIQLEIPDFSNSVLSHLNQLRMQGRLCDIVVNVQGQAFRAHKVVLAASSPYFRDHMSLNEMSTVSISVIKNPTVFEQLLSFCYTGRICLQLADIISYLTAASFLQMQHIIDKCTQILEGIHFKINVAEVEAELSQTRTKHQERPPESHRVTPNLNRSLSPRHNNPKGNWRGQVSAVLDIRELSPPEESTSPQIIEQSSDVESREPILRINRAGQWYVETGVADRGGRSDDEVRVLGAVHIKTENLEEWLGPENQPSGEDGSSAEEVTAMVIDTTGHGSVGQENYTLGSSGAKVARPTSSEVDRFSPSGSVVALTERHRARSESPGRMDEPKQPSSQVEESAMMGVSGYVEYLREQEVSERWFRYNPRLTCIYCAKSFNQKGSLDRHMRLHMGITPFVCRMCGKKYTRKDQLEYHIRKHTGNKPFHCHVCGKSFPFQAILNQHFRKNHPGCIPLEGPHSISPETTVTSRGQAEEESPSQEETVAPGEIAQGSVSTTGPD